A single Drosophila miranda strain MSH22 chromosome XR, D.miranda_PacBio2.1, whole genome shotgun sequence DNA region contains:
- the LOC108151175 gene encoding uncharacterized protein DDB_G0283357, with product MMCRALLMLLLLAGWSYVEAATHVNISIAQQPATNPADVSYVDGRAPAELRAGPAMMNEEERFERIQERSQPQPQPQQQQMGQQQQQMGQQQQQQQVGQQQQQQQSAQLSPRQGLGLQASSVAAKNARMPRRRNHSRRFHQQLQPQLQAPHNGQFRQRNQQLRQNQEFERYIQSYHSHGPTVETVYESSNPAPQRYTQTSSGVTSSASDDSAPQKVVAIGGSRSQQLRMFERQVAAPVSSSQGQSANVEVAAESKPIYEAPQASVAAAVHSSTSGVSSSSSASSGSASVPVPTGASHSADTVSSYDATSSYNPATSYNRPSYDPNVYNYDDGQDVDYHGQYPPEVEDGQGYDSQGYDDYSDQASSYPGGSGYLPPAPPRSYAPPQRPMVTKTIQIVQPALKAKKYEVRHPAIQKEFYDIEERVLIKPAGTLVVELDHPVAKIPKGETLLPLGHPHPAVAAAYSNNGQNYNTQSYNSNSNSNSNGNGNGNEYRPSYDSYDSPATSKDQQTTTVGSSVTTMPSYDQAPKDEYVEARLQQQKPQQAAGDVVDSRQTTSTSVSAVDGNGNPIKINTKHLTPNMITRAEPEQEYSRSIPPNEVNNYERPLQRSYQQRTSYNRQPYNNNDDYFAGEFLPNVNAANVDAKPARLEQAPVEQEQPRTQIIKHEHKIHLPPSQHNIYLGRSSQTPPKEQRITEVPAHVAEIKPYLRNHVGGTVVYAKAAVKPAVQRGYYAQSARQRNPLAEDLEYSAPYSQMRFSPENQSARLVEAPPKEVEVPKEKASQDTHIQIQIGDRNEGKQPMVVASTVTPDCDKGQQQQQQPSARLQQRQQQSQRLVEAPAAGDVSATKATPTPVQAQPQDVDVSLNGGAGHLKPNERVIAATAAPTDAAATSETFHKRRIVVNHPFQTVREVVEHEPITNYHQIQVNEHAHPALYHQAAYYQPPVQTHGNLVHFQSTSTHGNLYAPYG from the exons ATGATGTGTCGGGCACTGCTGATGCTCCTACTGCTGGCGGGCTGGAGCTATGTGGAGGCAGCCACCCACGTGAATATCTCCATTGCCCAGCAGCCGGCCACGAATCCAGCGGATGTTAGCTATGTGGATGGACGAGCCCCAGCGGAGCTGAGAGCGGGTCCCGCGATGATGAATGAGGAGGAGCGCTTTGAGAGGATTCAAGAGAGAtcccagccacagccgcagccgcagcaacaacagatgggccaacagcagcagcagatgggtcaacagcagcagcagcaacaggtgggacagcagcagcagcaacagcaatccGCTCAGCTGTCTCCTCGCCAGGGACTGGGACTGCAGGCCTCATCGGTAGCTGCTAAGAACGCACGCATGCCCCGTCGTCGCAATCACAGTCGTCGCTTTCACCAGCAACTGCAGCCTCAACTGCAGGCACCACACAATGGGCAATTCCGTCAGCGAAATCAGCAGCTGCGCCAGAACCAGGAGTTCGAGCGGTACATCCAATCCTACCATAGCCACGGACCCACCGTGGAGACT GTCTATGAATCATCGAATCCTGCGCCACAGCGCTACACGCAGACCAGCTCTGGAGTGACTTCATCTGCGAGTGACGACAGTGCGCCACAGAAGGTGGTGGCCATTGGGGGATCCCGATCGCAGCAGCTGCGCATGTTCGAACGTCAAGTGGCAGCACCAGTATCGTCCTCGCAGGGACAAAGCGCCAATGTGGAGGTGGCTGCTGAGAGTAAACCCATCTATGAAGCTCCCCAGGCTTCAGTGGCAGCCGCAGTGCACTCCTCCACGTCTGGTgttagcagcagcagctccgcCTCCTCCGGCTCCGCCAGTGTTCCGGTCCCTACTGGGGCTTCGCATTCAGCAGATACCGTCTCCAGCTACGATGCCACCTCCAGCTACAATCCTGCCACCAGCTACAACAGACCCAGCTACGATCCAAATGTGTACAACTACGACGATGGCCAGGATGTGGACTACCATGGCCAATACCCGCCAGAGGTGGAGGATGGTCAGGGATACGATTCCCAGGGCTACGATGACTACAGCGATCAGGCGTCCTCCTATCCAGGCGGATCGGGCTATCTGCCGCCCGCTCCTCCACGTAGCTACGCTCCGCCCCAGCGACCGATGGTCACCAAAACGATTCAGATTGTGCAGCCGGCGCTCAAGGCGAAGAAGTACGAGGTCCGGCATCCGGCCATCCAGAAGGAGTTCTACGACATCGAGGAGCGTGTGCTGATCAAGCCGGCGGGCACGCTTGTCGTGGAACTGGATCACCCGGTGGCCAAGATTCCCAAGGGGGAAACTCTGCTGCCACTGGGACACCCGCATCCCGCGGTGGCTGCCGCCTACAGCAACAACGGACAGAACTACAACACCCAGAgctacaacagcaacagcaatagcaacagcaatggcaatggaaatggcAACGAATACCGACCCTCATACGACTCCTACGACTCCCCGGCCACGTCCAAGGATCAGCAAACGACCACCGTTGGCTCCAGTGTGACCACCATGCCATCGTACGATCAGGCGCCGAAGGATGAGTACGTGGAGGCACGGCTCCAGCAGCAGAAGCCACAGCAGGCCGCTGGCGATGTTGTCGATAGTCGCCAGACCACATCCACCTCGGTCTCCGCCGTcgatggcaatggcaatccGATCAAGATCAACACGAAACACCTGACACCCAATATGATTACCCGTGCAGAGCCGGAGCAGGAGTATTCCAGGAGTATTCCGCCCAACGAAGTAAACAACTATGAGCGTCCTCTGCAGCGTAGCTACCAGCAGAGAACCAGCTACAACCGACAGCCCTACAACAATAATGATGACTACTTCGCAGGGGAGTTCCTGCCCAACGTCAATGCCGCCAATGTGGACGCGAAGCCAGCGAGATTGGAGCAGGCACCGGTCGAACAGGAGCAGCCACGCACCCAGATAATCAAGCACGAGCACAAGATCCACCTGCCGCCATCGCAGCACAACATTTACCTGGGTCGCAGCAGCCAGACACCGCCCAAGGAGCAGAGGATCACCGAAGTGCCCGCTCATGTGGCCGAAATCAAACCCTATCTGCGTAACCATGTGGGCGGGACGGTGGTCTATGCCAAGGCCGCTGTAAAGCCTGCCGTTCAGCGGGGCTACTATGCCCAGTCGGCGCGTCAACGCAATCCCCTGGCCGAGGATCTGGAGTACAGTGCCCCCTACTCCCAAATGAGATTCAGTCCCGAGAATCAGTCGGCCAGGCTGGTAGAGGCACCACCCAAGGAGGTGGAGGTGCCCAAGGAAAAGGCGTCCCAGGATACACACATTCAAATCCAAATCGGCGATCGCAATGAGGGAAAACAGCCCATGGTGGTGGCCTCCACCGTTACACCGGACTGCGACAAgggccagcagcaacagcagcagccatcgGCACGTCTCCAGCAACGACAGCAGCAGTCGCAACGTCTTGTGGAAGCTCCAGCAGCTGGCGATGTGTCTGCCACAAAGGCCACACCCACGCCCGTCCAGGCCCAACCTCAGGATGTGGATGTCTCCCTCAATGGCGGCGCCGGACATCTGAAGCCGAACGAACGCGTTATCGCCGCCACAGCCGCGCCGACCGATGCGGCAGCCACCAGCGAAACCTTCCATAAGCGTCGCATTGTGGTCAACCATCCGTTCCAGACGGTTCGCGAAGTAGTAGAGCACGAACCGATAACCAACTACCATCAGATCCAGGTCAACGAGCATGCCCATCCAGCGCTATACCATCAGGCGGCCTACTACCAGCCACCGGTGCAAACGCATGGCAATTTGGTGCACTTTCAGTCGACATCAACGCATGGCAACCTCTACGCTCCGTACGGCTAG
- the LOC108151388 gene encoding tyrosine-protein phosphatase non-receptor type 4, with product MFERFRLSNLSRNFRLRGGSSELARDKKNQQQRQQCVTVLFLDDITHTFRLEKRAKGSELLDQVFQYLELSERDYFGLLFPQKPGDVVRWVDAQKQFKKQCSSVSLDNDAVPLLEFRVKFFVSDPSRLQEEFTRYQFYLQIKRNILLGKLPCSSNTQCLLASYTVQSELGDFNAAEHQVGYLNGLQLLSEQTPEAERKVSELHKLHRGQLPADAEYNYLEHGKRLELYGIDLHKATDSSGKDLQLGVSAVGLLVFQHALRVNTFSWSKMVKVSFKRKDFFIQLRREPSENYDTLLGFGMISHKHAKALWKSCVEHHSFFRLKRPHRLSRFLNISLGSKFYYSGRTELQAVQESKQRGRIHKVFVRSPSKRLLAGGGGGGAGATSSSGGTPLLHSGGSGGSESAASQHNGKPSASTILTITKTSRPHDNKVTSKEADSMPRKAWEQQSDEYDIQLDVGFIEQCSRRFESPSPMPPAYSSGQHSPLLLPTTIADAVGGQPDSGSDLITIRLQADDQGRYGFNVKGGVDLSLPVQVSKVVPHTPADRCTPRVCEGDEVLMINGRDVHGLRHEQVVSMIRDCRHQSSGELLLTVRPQRSAPLLMEEEPLYQYVPESDEIGSHSNLLDGDALFTQSLLLLSDGLASGALLAQYEVMYRKNPDLAITEARKAANAAKNRYRDISPYDCTRVSLVNSLTGDYINANYVNMEIPGGAVNRYIATQGPLASTTTDFWRMVQQESSHLLVMLTTVMEAGRQKCHQYWPVTGEELQLADGFSVRCLSEKPDETGSFVFREFVLKDKHEQRHIHHMQYLAWPDHCVPSDPNLFLEFTERVRAARNRTLLQEIEESLKQVRLMDADAGDDENGGLMRERKCAASNGATPEDETPVSTSVHQCISAANPPVIVHCSAGIGRTGVLILMDTALALMESREPVYPLDIVRTMRDQRACMVQNVSQYRFVCECICAAYMKMSRSSAAIHDDDD from the exons ATGTTTGAGCGCTTCCGTTTGAGCAATTTGAGCAGGAACTTTCGTCTACGCGGAGGCAGCAGCGAACTGGCGCGCGACAAGAAGAAccaacagcaacggcagcaaTGCGTCACAGTCCTGTTCCTAGATGACATCACGCACACCTTTCGGCTCGAG AAACGTGCGAAAGGCTCTGAACTATTGGATCAGGTCTTTCAATATCTCGAGTTATCCGAAAGGGACTACTTTGGTCTATTATTTCCACAGAAGCCAGGGGATGTTGTG AGATGGGTGGATGCCCAGAAGCAGTTCAAGAAACAATGCAGCAGCGTCTCGCTCGACAACGATGCCGTTCCATTATTAGAGTTTAGAGTTAAG TTCTTTGTAAGCGATCCCAGCCGCTTGCAGGAGGAGTTCACACGCTACCAGTTCTATCTGCAGATCAAGCGAAACATTCTGCTGGGGAAGCTGCCATGCTCCAGCAACACCCAGTGCCTGCTTGCCAGCTACACGGTGCAGT CCGAGCTGGGGGACTTCAATGCGGCAGAACATCAGGTGGGATACTTGAATGGCCTTCAGCTGCTCTCGGAGCAGACACCAGAGGCAGAGCGGAAGGTGAGCGAGCTGCACAAGCTGCACCGGGGCCAGCTGCCAGCGGATGCCGAGTACAACTATCTGGAGCATGGCAAGCGGCTGGAGCTGTACGGGATTGATCTGCACAAGGCCACCGATTCGAGCGGCAAGGATCTGCAGCTGGGCGTGTCGGCTGTCGGGCTGCTGGTCTTCCAGCATGCGCTGCGGGTGAACACCTTCTCGTGGAGCAAGATGGTAAAGGTGTCCTTCAAGCGCAAGGACTTCTTCATTCAGCTGCGTCGTGAGCCAAGCGAGAACTACGACACGCTGCTGGGCTTCGGCATGATCAGCCACAAGCACGCCAAGGCCTTGTGGAAGTCGTGCGTGGAGCATCACAGCTTCTTCCGGCTGAAGCGGCCGCACCGCCTCTCGCGCTTCCTCAACATCAGCCTCGGCAGCAAGTTCTACTACTCGGGCCGCACGGAGCTCCAGGCGGTGCAGGAGTCAAAGCAGCGCGGCCGCATACACAAGGTGTTTGTGCGGTCGCCCAGCAAAAGGCTGCTGGCCGGAGGAGGCGGCGGAGGGGCTGGTGCCACAAGCTCCTCGGGCGGCACCCCCCTCTTGcacagcggcggcagcggtggcTCCGAGAGCGCTGCCTCGCAGCACAATGGCAAACCGTCCGCATCCACCATTCTGACCATCACGAAGACGAGCCGTCCCCATGACAACAAGGTCACCTCCAAGGAGGCCGACTCCATGCCGCGCAAGGCCTGGGAGCAGCAGAGCGACGAATACGACATTCAGCT CGATGTTGGATTCATTGAGCAGTGCAGCCGACGCTTCGAGTCGCCGTCACCCATGCCGCCCGCCTACAGCTCGGGACAGCACAGTCCCCTGCTGTTGCCCACCACCATTGCGGATGCAGTGGGGGGCCAGCCCGACAGCGGCAGCGATCTGATAACGATCCGCCTGCAGGCGGACGACCAGGGTCGCTACGGCTTCAATGTGAAGGGAGGCGTGGATCTCAGCCTGCCCGTGCAGGTGTCCAAGGTGGTGCCGCACACGCCCGCGGATCGCTGCACGCCACGTGTCTGCGAGGGCGACGAGGTGCTCATGATCAACGGCCGCGATGTCCACGGACTGCGACACGAACAGGTGGTGTCCATGATCCGTGATTGCCGGCACCAGTCCAGCGGCGAGCTTTTGCTCACGGTGCGGCCCCAGCGCTCGGCTCCACTGCTAATGGAGGAAGAGCCGCTGTACCAGTATGTGCCGGAGAGCGATGAGATCGGCTCGCACTCGAACCTGCTCGACGGCGACGCCCTGTTTACCCAGAGTCTGTTGCTGCTCAGCGATGGCCTGGCCTCTGGCGCCCTGCTCGCCCAGTACGAGGTGATGTACCGCAAGAATCCCGATCTGGCCATCACCGAAGCGCGCAAGGCGGCCAACGCGGCCAAGAATCGCTACCGCGACATATCGCCAT ACGACTGTACGAGAGTGTCGCTGGTGAACTCCCTGACCGGCGATTACATCAACGCCAACTACGTGAACATGGAGATACCGGGAGGAGCGGTCAACCGATATATTGCCACCCAGGGACCTCTGGCCAGCACCACAACGGACTTCTGGCGCATGGTGCAGCAGGAGAGCAGCCACCTGCTGGTGATGCTCACCACGGTGATGGAGGCGGGGCGCCAGAAGTGCCACCAGTACTGGCCCGTCACCGGCGAGGAGCTGCAGCTGGCCGACGGCTTCTCGGTGCGTTGCCTCAGCGAGAAACCGGACGAGACGGGCAGCTTCGTCTTCCGCGAGTTTGTGCTTAAGGACAAGCACGAGCAGCGGCACATACATCACATGCAGTACCTGGCCTGGCCGGACCACTGTGTTCCCTCCGACCCCAATCTCTTCCTGGAGTTCACCGAAAGAGTGCGCGCCGCAAGGAACCGCACGCTGCTGCAGGAGATCGAAGAGAGCCTCAAGCAGGTGCGACTAATGGACGCAGATGCCGGCGACGACGAGAACGGAGGACTGATGAGGGAGCGTAAGTGTGCGGCCAGCAATGGAGCCACGCCAGAGGACGAGACCCCCGTCTCCACCAGTGTGCATCA GTGCATCAGTGCCGCCAATCCTCCTGTGATTGTCCACTGCTCAGCGGGCATCGGACGCACTGGTGTGCTCATACTGATGGACACGGCGCTGGCCCTGATGGAGTCCCGTGAGCCCGTCTATCCCCTGGACATTGTGCGCACCATGCGCGACCAGCGCGCCTGCATGGTCCAGAATGTG AGTCAATATCGATTCGTGTGCGAATGCATTTGCGCCGCGTATATGAAGATGTCGCGCAGCAGCGCGGCTATCCATGACGATGATGACTAG